In Pangasianodon hypophthalmus isolate fPanHyp1 chromosome 29, fPanHyp1.pri, whole genome shotgun sequence, one genomic interval encodes:
- the LOC113524073 gene encoding zinc finger protein 135, which translates to MKPEASQDCLRQSSQTPADDCSQLWEDVQASTSSSEDQQNGGMKEPHVKEEPKHSLYSLADYCRSFFIKKHKTVSSPGVIIPDIPDAGLGWSGKAEAHFGPYQGDSTDREETMTNPFSWVSKINVCQRLQKSYPCSHCGKCFPILSLFKIHERVHTGEKPYHCSLCGKSFAQKTTLRKHHRIHTGEKPYHCSHCGKGFSSRRYTKVHERIHTGEKPYHCSQCGKRFNDQPALTKHHRIHTGEKPYHCSECGKSFAQMSNFKKHQLIHTGLKPYHCSQCGKCFTQPSALQTHERIHTGLKPYICSQCGKCFTRQSALQIHERIHTGLKPYYCSQCGKCFTQPSALQTHERIHTGLKPYICSQCGKCFTQASSLRTHQRIHTAGELRKDKFTNTKSSASDI; encoded by the exons ATGAAGCCAGAAGCCAGTCAAGACTGTTTAAGACAATCTTCCCAGACTCCTGCAGATGACTGCTCACAG CTCTGGGAAGATGTGCAGGCAAGCACATCCAGCTCGGAGGATCAACAAAATGGAGGAATGAAGGAGCCGCATGTAAAAGAAGAACCTAAACACTCTCTGT ACAGTCTTGCAGACTATTGCAGATCCTTCTTCATCAAAAAGCACAAGACGGTGTCATCTCCAGGCGTCATCATCCCTGATATTCCTGACGCAGGTCTGGGATGGTCCGGGAAGGCTGAAGCACACTTCGGGCCTTACCAGGGAGACtcgacagacagagaggaaactATGACGAATCCCTTCTCTTGGGTG AGTAAAATCAACGTATGCCAGCGGCTTCAAAAATCATATCCCTGCTCACACTGTGGGAAGTGTTTTCCTATTCTGTCTCTATTTAAAATCCACGAACGCGTTCACACGGGAGAGAAACCATATCACTGCTCGctgtgtgggaagagttttgctCAAAAGACAACTCTCAGAAAACACCatcgcattcacacaggagagaagccatatcaCTGCTCACACTGTGGGAAGGGTTTTTCTAGCAGGCGTTATACTAAAGTACATGaacgcattcacacaggagagaagccatatcactgctcacagtgtgggaagcgTTTTAATGACCAGCCTGCTCTCACAAAACACCatcgcattcacacaggagagaagccatatcactgctcagaatgtgggaagagttttgccCAAATGAGTAATTTCAAAAAACACCAGCTCATTCACACAGGACTGAAGCCAtatcactgttcacagtgtgggaagTGTTTTACTCAGCCAAGTGCTCTCCAAACACAcgagcgcattcacacaggactGAAGCCATATATctgttcacagtgtgggaagTGTTTTACTCGGCAAAGTGCTCTCCAAATACAcgagcgcattcacacaggactGAAGCCATATtactgttcacagtgtgggaagTGTTTTACTCAGCCAAGTGCTCTCCAAACACAcgagcgcattcacacaggactGAAGCCATATATctgttcacagtgtgggaagTGTTTTACTCAAGCAAGTTCTCTCCGAACACACCAGCGTATTCACACAGCGGGGGAGCTTAGGAAAGACAAATTCACTAACACAAAGTCATCAGCTTCTGACATTTGA
- the LOC113524067 gene encoding NLR family CARD domain-containing protein 3-like isoform X2 codes for MEMSDLDTDNGAPSSIKGTIKIKRSDSPTPSCVSMKSDDSMAHPPDFKDGDSSSVHSGLQMAGNGIEKKITDTGHNPETAVNELKVYFKVNLLKKFEWLNGVMINQGNTILLNEIYTELYITEGDSGDVNNEHEVRQIEAASRRKTTEETPIKCNDIFKPLSEEDNAIRNVLTKGVAGIGKTVTVQKFILDWAEGKANQDVHLIFPLPFRELNLMKDQKLSLMELLHVCFKEIKETNISSLEKVLFIFDGMDECRFPLDFQNTVRVCDVTESAPVHVLLINLIKGNLLPSALIWITSRPAAADQIPSECVDRVTEIRGFNDPQKEEYFRKRISDQNLANNIITHLKSLRSLYIMCHIPVFCWISATVLERMLGKAESGEIPKTLTQMYTHFLIIQTNIIREKYSKKQESYEEMVLKLGQLAFQQLMKGNQIFYEEDLKECGIDVTEAAVYSGVCTQIFREESGLHQSKVYCFVHLSVQEHLAALYVYLTFMMEKRNVLDQSQPSKLQKPQNFKTSTLSDVHKSAVHKALISRTGHLDLFLRFLLGLSLESNQNLLHAFVTQTGSSSQSKEETVQYIKKEISRDLPAEKSINLFHCLNELGDNSLVEEIQHYLKSGKQSELSPSQWSALVFVLLTSAQELEEFDLSKYTTTDNISDWVLVKVMPVVTESRKAIIKCDTIQGKSWAALASVLRSETSSLRELHLTVNKLDLTWNNLGVSGVERLSAVLENPHCKLKTLKLWYCDVSDEGCTALASALKSNHLHLKELDLTKNNLGDPGVKRLSAGLENSHCKLETLRLFKCGISDEGCAALATALRSNPSHLRDLDLSYNSLGDSGVKRLSAVLENPQCKLETLRLCGCGVTDEGCAALASALRSNPSHLRKLNLSENQLGDSGKKLLSDLKDDESNELQELMMK; via the exons ATGGAGATGTCTGATCTGGACACAGATAATGGAGCCCCGTCCTCAATAAAGGG TACAATCAAGATAAAGAGATCAGATTCACCAACACCCAGCTGTGTctccatgaagagtgatgaCTCTATGGCTCATCCTCCAGACTTTAAAGATGGAgactcctcatctgtacacag TGGTCTGCAGATGGCAGGAAAtggaatagaaaagaaaatcacagaTACAGG GCACAACCCAGAAACTGCTGTAAATGAATTAAAGgtatattttaaagtaaatctgTTGAAGAAGTTTGAGTGGTTGAATGGCGTGATGATAAACCAGGGAAACACAATACtcctgaatgagatctacacagagctctacatcacagagggagacagtggagatgtcaataatgaacatgaggtgagacagattgaggcAGCATCCAGGAGAAAAACAACAGAGGAAACACCAATCAAGTGCAATGACATCTTTAAGCCCTTATCTGAAGAAGACAACGCCATCAGGAACGTTCTGACAAAGGGAGTCGCTGGCATCGGAAAAACAGTcactgtgcagaagttcattctggactgggctgaagggaAAGCAAATCAGGATGTCCACCTCATATTTCCACTTCCTTtcagagagctgaatttgatgaaggaCCAAAAACTGAGTCTGATGGAGCTCCTTCATGTCTGttttaaggagataaaagagaCAAACATTTCCAGTTTAGAAAAAGTCCTGTTTATTTTTGATGGAATGGATGAGTGTCGGTTCCCTCTAGATTTCCAGaacacagtgagagtgtgtgatgtaacTGAATCAGCACCAGTGCATGTGCTGCTGATAAACCTGATCAaagggaatctgcttccctctgctctcatcTGGATCACTTCCCGACCAGCAGCAGCTGATCAAATCCCCTCTGAGTGTGTCGATCGAGTCACAGAGATAAGAGGGTTCAATGACCCACAGAaggaggagtacttcaggaagaggatcagtgatcagaacCTGGCCaataacatcatcacacacctgaaGTCGttaagaagcctctacatcatgtgccacatcccagtcttctgctggatttcagccactgttctagagagaatgttgggcaaagcagagagtggagagatccccaagactctgactcaaatgtacacacacttcctcatcaTTCAGACAAACATCATAAGAGAAAAGTACTCAAAGAAGCAGGAGAGTTATGAAGAAATGGTTTTGAAACTGGGACAACTGGCTTTTCAGCAGCTGATGAAAGGCAACCAGATCTtttatgaggaagacctgaaagagtgtggcattgatgtgaCAGAAGCAGCAGTGTACTCTGGTGTGTGTACAcagatcttcagagaggagtctGGGCTTCACCAGAGTAAAGTGTACTGCTTTGtgcatctgagtgttcaggagcaTCTCGCAGCTCTGTATGTGTATCTGACATTCATGATGGAAAAGAGAAATGTTCTAGATCAGAGTCAGCCTTCAAAACTTCAAAAACCTCAAAACTTCAAAACTTCAACACTCTCAGATGTCCACAAAAGTGCAGTACATAAGGCCTTAATAAGCCGGACTGGACATCTGGATCTTTTCCTTCGCTttcttctgggtctctcactggagtccaatcagaatcTCTTGCATGCTTTTGTaacacagacaggaagtagCTCCCAGAGCAAAGAGGAAACAGTTCAGTACATTAAGAAGGAGATCAGTAGAGACCTTCCTGCAGAGAagtccatcaatctgttccactgtctgaatgaactgggTGACAATTCTCTAGTGGAGGAAATCCAacactacctgaagtctggaaaacAAAGTGAACTCTCTCCTTCACAGTGGTctgctctggtgtttgtgttactgacaTCAGCGCAGGAGCTGGAAGAATTTGACCTGAGTAAATATACCACTACAGACAACATATCAGACTGGGTTCTTGTGAAGGTGATGCCTGTGGTTACAGAATCCAGAAAAGCAAT TATCAAGTGTGATACAATTCAAGGGAAAAGTTGGGCAGCTTTGGCCTCAGTGCTCAGATCAGAaacctccagtctgagagaactgcaTCTGACTGTGAATAAACTGGATCTTACGTGGAATAATCTAGGAGTCTCAGGAGTGGAgcgtctctctgctgtactggagaatcctcactgtaaactgaaaacactgaa GTTGTGGTATTGTGATGTGTCAGATGAAGGCTGcactgctctggcttcagctttGAAATCAAACCATTTACACCTCAAAGAACTGGACCTGACTAAGAATAATCTAGGAGACCCAGGAGTGAAGCgtctctctgctggactggagaattcTCACTgcaaactggagacactgag GTTGTTTAAATGTGGTATCTCAGATGAAGGATGTGCTGCTTTGGCtacagctctgagatcaaacccctcacacctgagagaccTGGACCTGTCTTATAATAGTctaggagactcaggagtgaagcgtctctctgctgtactggagaatcctcaatgcaaactggagacactgag GTTGTGTGGTTGTGGTGTcacagatgaaggctgtgctgctctggcttcagctctgagatcaaacccctcacacctgagaaaACTGAACCTGTCTGAGAATCAACTAGGAGACTCAGGAaagaagctgctctctgatcttaAGGATGATGAAAGTAACGAACTACAGGAACTGAT gATGAAGTGA
- the LOC113524067 gene encoding NLR family CARD domain-containing protein 3-like isoform X1 — MEMSDLDTDNGAPSSIKGTIKIKRSDSPTPSCVSMKSDDSMAHPPDFKDGDSSSVHSEIQIKRSDSPTPSCVSMKSDESMDYLWNFKDRDSSSVHCGLQMAGNGIEKKITDTGHNPETAVNELKVYFKVNLLKKFEWLNGVMINQGNTILLNEIYTELYITEGDSGDVNNEHEVRQIEAASRRKTTEETPIKCNDIFKPLSEEDNAIRNVLTKGVAGIGKTVTVQKFILDWAEGKANQDVHLIFPLPFRELNLMKDQKLSLMELLHVCFKEIKETNISSLEKVLFIFDGMDECRFPLDFQNTVRVCDVTESAPVHVLLINLIKGNLLPSALIWITSRPAAADQIPSECVDRVTEIRGFNDPQKEEYFRKRISDQNLANNIITHLKSLRSLYIMCHIPVFCWISATVLERMLGKAESGEIPKTLTQMYTHFLIIQTNIIREKYSKKQESYEEMVLKLGQLAFQQLMKGNQIFYEEDLKECGIDVTEAAVYSGVCTQIFREESGLHQSKVYCFVHLSVQEHLAALYVYLTFMMEKRNVLDQSQPSKLQKPQNFKTSTLSDVHKSAVHKALISRTGHLDLFLRFLLGLSLESNQNLLHAFVTQTGSSSQSKEETVQYIKKEISRDLPAEKSINLFHCLNELGDNSLVEEIQHYLKSGKQSELSPSQWSALVFVLLTSAQELEEFDLSKYTTTDNISDWVLVKVMPVVTESRKAIIKCDTIQGKSWAALASVLRSETSSLRELHLTVNKLDLTWNNLGVSGVERLSAVLENPHCKLKTLKLWYCDVSDEGCTALASALKSNHLHLKELDLTKNNLGDPGVKRLSAGLENSHCKLETLRLFKCGISDEGCAALATALRSNPSHLRDLDLSYNSLGDSGVKRLSAVLENPQCKLETLRLCGCGVTDEGCAALASALRSNPSHLRKLNLSENQLGDSGKKLLSDLKDDESNELQELMMK, encoded by the exons ATGGAGATGTCTGATCTGGACACAGATAATGGAGCCCCGTCCTCAATAAAGGG TACAATCAAGATAAAGAGATCAGATTCACCAACACCCAGCTGTGTctccatgaagagtgatgaCTCTATGGCTCATCCTCCAGACTTTAAAGATGGAgactcctcatctgtacacag TGAAATCCAGataaagagatcagactcaccaacacccagctgtgtctccatgaagagtgatgagTCTATGGATTATCTTTGGAACTTTAAAGATAGAgactcctcatctgtacactg TGGTCTGCAGATGGCAGGAAAtggaatagaaaagaaaatcacagaTACAGG GCACAACCCAGAAACTGCTGTAAATGAATTAAAGgtatattttaaagtaaatctgTTGAAGAAGTTTGAGTGGTTGAATGGCGTGATGATAAACCAGGGAAACACAATACtcctgaatgagatctacacagagctctacatcacagagggagacagtggagatgtcaataatgaacatgaggtgagacagattgaggcAGCATCCAGGAGAAAAACAACAGAGGAAACACCAATCAAGTGCAATGACATCTTTAAGCCCTTATCTGAAGAAGACAACGCCATCAGGAACGTTCTGACAAAGGGAGTCGCTGGCATCGGAAAAACAGTcactgtgcagaagttcattctggactgggctgaagggaAAGCAAATCAGGATGTCCACCTCATATTTCCACTTCCTTtcagagagctgaatttgatgaaggaCCAAAAACTGAGTCTGATGGAGCTCCTTCATGTCTGttttaaggagataaaagagaCAAACATTTCCAGTTTAGAAAAAGTCCTGTTTATTTTTGATGGAATGGATGAGTGTCGGTTCCCTCTAGATTTCCAGaacacagtgagagtgtgtgatgtaacTGAATCAGCACCAGTGCATGTGCTGCTGATAAACCTGATCAaagggaatctgcttccctctgctctcatcTGGATCACTTCCCGACCAGCAGCAGCTGATCAAATCCCCTCTGAGTGTGTCGATCGAGTCACAGAGATAAGAGGGTTCAATGACCCACAGAaggaggagtacttcaggaagaggatcagtgatcagaacCTGGCCaataacatcatcacacacctgaaGTCGttaagaagcctctacatcatgtgccacatcccagtcttctgctggatttcagccactgttctagagagaatgttgggcaaagcagagagtggagagatccccaagactctgactcaaatgtacacacacttcctcatcaTTCAGACAAACATCATAAGAGAAAAGTACTCAAAGAAGCAGGAGAGTTATGAAGAAATGGTTTTGAAACTGGGACAACTGGCTTTTCAGCAGCTGATGAAAGGCAACCAGATCTtttatgaggaagacctgaaagagtgtggcattgatgtgaCAGAAGCAGCAGTGTACTCTGGTGTGTGTACAcagatcttcagagaggagtctGGGCTTCACCAGAGTAAAGTGTACTGCTTTGtgcatctgagtgttcaggagcaTCTCGCAGCTCTGTATGTGTATCTGACATTCATGATGGAAAAGAGAAATGTTCTAGATCAGAGTCAGCCTTCAAAACTTCAAAAACCTCAAAACTTCAAAACTTCAACACTCTCAGATGTCCACAAAAGTGCAGTACATAAGGCCTTAATAAGCCGGACTGGACATCTGGATCTTTTCCTTCGCTttcttctgggtctctcactggagtccaatcagaatcTCTTGCATGCTTTTGTaacacagacaggaagtagCTCCCAGAGCAAAGAGGAAACAGTTCAGTACATTAAGAAGGAGATCAGTAGAGACCTTCCTGCAGAGAagtccatcaatctgttccactgtctgaatgaactgggTGACAATTCTCTAGTGGAGGAAATCCAacactacctgaagtctggaaaacAAAGTGAACTCTCTCCTTCACAGTGGTctgctctggtgtttgtgttactgacaTCAGCGCAGGAGCTGGAAGAATTTGACCTGAGTAAATATACCACTACAGACAACATATCAGACTGGGTTCTTGTGAAGGTGATGCCTGTGGTTACAGAATCCAGAAAAGCAAT TATCAAGTGTGATACAATTCAAGGGAAAAGTTGGGCAGCTTTGGCCTCAGTGCTCAGATCAGAaacctccagtctgagagaactgcaTCTGACTGTGAATAAACTGGATCTTACGTGGAATAATCTAGGAGTCTCAGGAGTGGAgcgtctctctgctgtactggagaatcctcactgtaaactgaaaacactgaa GTTGTGGTATTGTGATGTGTCAGATGAAGGCTGcactgctctggcttcagctttGAAATCAAACCATTTACACCTCAAAGAACTGGACCTGACTAAGAATAATCTAGGAGACCCAGGAGTGAAGCgtctctctgctggactggagaattcTCACTgcaaactggagacactgag GTTGTTTAAATGTGGTATCTCAGATGAAGGATGTGCTGCTTTGGCtacagctctgagatcaaacccctcacacctgagagaccTGGACCTGTCTTATAATAGTctaggagactcaggagtgaagcgtctctctgctgtactggagaatcctcaatgcaaactggagacactgag GTTGTGTGGTTGTGGTGTcacagatgaaggctgtgctgctctggcttcagctctgagatcaaacccctcacacctgagaaaACTGAACCTGTCTGAGAATCAACTAGGAGACTCAGGAaagaagctgctctctgatcttaAGGATGATGAAAGTAACGAACTACAGGAACTGAT gATGAAGTGA